The Anabaena sp. PCC 7108 region GGTGGACAAAAGCTATATAATCAGATTCATCCATATTTACTAACTGGTGAAACTGTAGAGTTAGATTTTGCAGGAGTGGAAATTTTTGCACCTCCATTCGTAAATTTTGCATTTGGTCAATTGTTGAAAGATATCCCAGCAGAGAAGTTGAATCAATTACTGCAATTCACTTCTCTCAATGATGATGGGAGGGATGTTATTAAACACGTGATGGCTAATGCTAAACGTTATTACTCTGATGAAAAATATCGTACTGCTGTGGATACGGTGATTACAGATATGGCTAGAACTTTCTAACGTCCCAACATTTTATCCCTTAAATGTTTAATGCGATCGCGTAATTTTGCCGCTTCTTCAAACTCCATCTTTTTCGCTGCATCTTTCATCTGTTTTTCTAACAATGTAATTAACTCAGGAATATCTTCTAAAGATAATTCATCTATATGTTCATCAACAAGTTTTAAATCACTCGCATTCAACCGCCGAGATACATCTAAAAAAGACAAAATTGCATTACCTGATTTTTTGATAATTGGTTGGGGTGTAATTCCGTGCATTTTGTTGTGTGCTATTTGAATACCCCTTCTGCGGTCAGTTTCATCAATAGCTTTAATCATGCTTTTTGTTAAATTATCAGCATACATGATCGCCTTTCCGCGAATATGTCGGGCTGCGCGGCCAATGGTTTGAATTAAAGAACGTTCCGCACGTAAGAAACCTTCTTTATCTGCGTCCATAATTGCAACTAGAGAAACTTCTGGTAAATCCAAACCTTCTCTTAGCAAATTCACCCCAACCAACACATCAAATTTACCTTCACGTAAATCTTGTAAAATCTCAATACGTTGAATGGAATTAATCTCAGAATGCAAATATCTGACTTTAATGGCTTTATCTTCCAAATATTCAGTTAGATCTTCCGCCATGCGTTTAGTTAAAGTAGTAATTAACGTTCTTTCGTGGCGGTCAACTCGATCCTTAATTTCTCCTAATAAATCATCAATTTGTCCTTCTGTAGGACGAACAAAAATTTCTGGGTCAACTACTCCTGTTGGTCTAATTACTTGCTCAACTATATTATCTTCAGAAATTTCTAATTCCCAATTTCCAGGAGTAGCAGAAACAAAAATACATTGATTAGGCTTTTGCCAAAATTCATCTGCTTTTAAAGGACGGTTATCCGCAGCACTGGGAAGACGAAAACCATGATCAATTAATACTTTTTTTCTGGCTTGGTCGCCATTATACATTCCCCGAATTTGGGGAACAGTAACGTGAGATTCATCTATTACCAATAACCAATCTTTAGGAAAATAATCAATTAAACATTCTGGTGGTTCTCCAGCTTGTCTACCTGCTAAATGACGAGAATAGTTTTCGACACCGTTACAATATCCGACTTCTCGTAACATTTCTAAGTCGTAACGTGTGCGTTGGTCTATGCGTTGTGCTTCTACTAATTTTCCTAATTCTTCTAATGATAATTTTTGCTGTTTTAATTCTGCGGAAATATCTTCACAAGCAACATCTAAACGTTCTTCTGGGGTAACAAAGTGACGTGCAGGGTAAATATTTACAGATTGTAAACTACTGAGAATTTCTCCAGTTACGGGGTCAATATAACGAATTGCATCAATTTCGTCACCAAAAAATTCAACGCGAATTATTCGGTCTTCATAAGCTGGACCAATTTCTAAAACATCACCGCGAACGCGGAATTTTCCCCTACCCATTTCTATATCGTTGCGGCTATACTGCACTGATGTTAAATCGCGCAAAATCTGCCTTTGATTAACTTCCATACCAATCTGCAAAGGGATGGCTGCTTTTAAATATTGTGCCGGCATTCCTAAACCGTAAATGCAGCTAATTGAAGCCACAACAATGACATCCTTGCGTTCAAATAGAGAACGGGTGGCGGAATGTCGCAACATATCTATTTCATCATTAATCGCCGCTGTTTTTTCTATATAGGTGTCGGTGACGGGAATATAGGCTTCTGGTTGATAATAGTCGTAATAGCTGACGAAATACTCAACAGCGTTGTTGGGAAAGAATTCCCGTAATTCATTACATAACTGCGCGGCCAGGGTTTTATTATGCGCCAATACTAAAGTCGGTTTACCGATTTTCTCAATAACTGCGGCGATAGAAAAAGTCTTACCAGTTCCCGTCGCACCGAGTAAAGTTTGGTAACGATTACCCGCTTGGATGCTGGCTACAAGTTGTGCGATCGCTTGAGGTTGATCGCCAGTTGGAGTAAAGGGAGCTTGAAGACAAAATTCCGTCATACAGTTTTGCTGAAGATACCCTTTACCATAGTAGCTTCACCATCTGTTCCCGTGGGGCTTTAATGGTCAAACCGATAATTAGCAATAATTTTTAACAAAATGTGACTCTTTAAATTTACTTATGTATCAGTTGTCAAGAAACTTATCTTTTAGCCTGGTTTTTTAAGGTTACACTCTTATATATAGGAAAAAATATATCTTTCCTTACTTATTGTAAAATTCACTTAATAAGCCATAGGTGTTAATTTATCAAGCGCCTGAGCTTCACAGGAGACATAACAGTGGAAGAAAATAACCAGAGTACTAATTTGAACACAGAAGAAGGTTCTCAGGGAACAATTATAGTTGCTGGAGAGCATCCCGCTGGCAGCAATGGCTTACAAGTCGCAGAAACATTCTCAAGCGCTGGATTACGTCCTATTGGCACAAGTAGCTTGGAAGTGGTTGAA contains the following coding sequences:
- a CDS encoding STAS-like domain-containing protein is translated as MIYKVYDIVGEYAITVDGGQKLYNQIHPYLLTGETVELDFAGVEIFAPPFVNFAFGQLLKDIPAEKLNQLLQFTSLNDDGRDVIKHVMANAKRYYSDEKYRTAVDTVITDMARTF
- the uvrB gene encoding excinuclease ABC subunit UvrB, whose translation is MTEFCLQAPFTPTGDQPQAIAQLVASIQAGNRYQTLLGATGTGKTFSIAAVIEKIGKPTLVLAHNKTLAAQLCNELREFFPNNAVEYFVSYYDYYQPEAYIPVTDTYIEKTAAINDEIDMLRHSATRSLFERKDVIVVASISCIYGLGMPAQYLKAAIPLQIGMEVNQRQILRDLTSVQYSRNDIEMGRGKFRVRGDVLEIGPAYEDRIIRVEFFGDEIDAIRYIDPVTGEILSSLQSVNIYPARHFVTPEERLDVACEDISAELKQQKLSLEELGKLVEAQRIDQRTRYDLEMLREVGYCNGVENYSRHLAGRQAGEPPECLIDYFPKDWLLVIDESHVTVPQIRGMYNGDQARKKVLIDHGFRLPSAADNRPLKADEFWQKPNQCIFVSATPGNWELEISEDNIVEQVIRPTGVVDPEIFVRPTEGQIDDLLGEIKDRVDRHERTLITTLTKRMAEDLTEYLEDKAIKVRYLHSEINSIQRIEILQDLREGKFDVLVGVNLLREGLDLPEVSLVAIMDADKEGFLRAERSLIQTIGRAARHIRGKAIMYADNLTKSMIKAIDETDRRRGIQIAHNKMHGITPQPIIKKSGNAILSFLDVSRRLNASDLKLVDEHIDELSLEDIPELITLLEKQMKDAAKKMEFEEAAKLRDRIKHLRDKMLGR